The proteins below come from a single Argentina anserina chromosome 1, drPotAnse1.1, whole genome shotgun sequence genomic window:
- the LOC126788470 gene encoding cationic amino acid transporter 2, vacuolar-like — protein sequence MGFDSHQSVNGWGGRLIRRKQVDSVHRKSASSHNQLAKELTVPHLVAIGVGSTIGAGVYILVGTVAREHAGPALTISFLIAGIAAALSAFCYAELASRCPSAGSAYHYTYICIGEGVAWLVGWALILEYTIGGAAVARGISPNLALLFGGPDSLPFFLARLHIPALDIVADPCAAILVFIVTGLLCVGIKESTVAQGIATIANVCAMVFVIVAGTYLGFKTGWSGYELPTGYFPFGVNGMLAGSATVFFAYIGFDSVASTAEEVKNPQRDLPLGIGVALSICCALYMLVSMVIVGLVPYNAMDPDTPISTAFASNGMQWASYVITVGAVTALCSTLMGSILPQPRILMAMARDGLLPPFFSEINKRTQVPVKSTIATGLVAAILAFFMDVSQLAGMVSVGTLVAFTMVAISVLILRYVPPDEVPLPASLQDSIESVSLRHASSSQDIIEDDPKGSVGSSKDSSKPLLEKVDILVDFPLIEKQLPLVNYTISEDNRRKIAGWTIMFTCVGVLLLTYSASSLGLPSLARYAVCGAGGILVLSGLTVLTFIDQDDARHSFGHTGGFICPFVPLLPIVCILINVYLLLNLGGDTWARVTVWLMIGVVVYVCYGRTHSLLEDAVYVPAAHANEIFQSSENHVA from the exons ATGGGTTTTGATTCCCATCAAAGTGTTAATGGATGGGGTGGTCGTCTGATCAGGCGCAAGCAGGTCGATTCCGTTCACCGCAAGTCTGCCTCTTCCCATAACCAATTGGCCAAGGAGCTGACTGTTCCTCATCTCGTTGCTATTG GTGTGGGGTCGACAATCGGAGCAGGAGTGTATATTCTGGTGGGAACAGTTGCTAGAGAGCATGCTGGACCAGCCCTCACAATCTCATTCTTGATAGCTGGAATAGCAGCTGCCCTTTCTGCCTTTTGCTATGCCGAGCTCGCCAGTCGCTGTCCTTCTGCGGGAAGCGCCTATCACTACACCTACATATGCATCGGAGAAGG TGTTGCTTGGTTGGTTGGTTGGGCTTTGATTCTCGAATATACCATTGGCGGTGCAGCTGTTGCTCGCGGCATTTCACCTAATCTG GCATTACTCTTTGGTGGACCAGACAGTCTGCCTTTCTTCCTAGCCCGTCTGCACATTCCTGCGCTGGATATTGTGGCTGACCCATGCGCAGCAATTCTAGTTTTTATTGTCACAGGGCTCTTATGTGTGGGAATCAAGGAG AGTACCGTGGCACAAGGCATTGCGACAATAGCAAATGTATGTGCAATGGTATTTGTCATAGTTGCTGGTACTTATTTGGGATTTAAGACTGGCTGGTCTGGATATGAACTTCCTACTGG GTACTTCCCCTTTGGGGTGAATGGTATGCTTGCCGGGTCTGCAACTGTCTTCTTTGCTTACATTGGTTTTGATTCAGTTGCAAGCACTGCCGAAGAG GTCAAGAATCCCCAACGAGATTTACCTCTGGGTATTGGTGTTGCACTATCTATATGTTGTGCCTTGTACATGTTGGTTTCCATGGTCATTGTTGGTTTAGTGCCTTATAATGCAATGGATCCTGACACACCCATCTCAACTGCATTTGCTAGCAATGGGATGCAATGGGCTTC CTATGTCATTACAGTTGGAGCTGTTACGGCTCTCTGCTCGACATTGATGGGGTCTATTCTTCCTCAG CCACGAATCCTGATGGCAATGGCTCGAGATGGATTGCTGCCACCATTTTTCTCAGAGATTAATAAACGCACTCAGGTTCCTGTCAAGAGTACAATAGCAACTGGGCTTGTTGCTGCAATCCTGGCATTCTTCATGGATGTTTCACAGTTAGCAGGAATG GTTAGTGTAGGCACACTTGTTGCATTCACTATGGTAGCAATATCTGTACTTATACTCAGATATGTCCCACCGGATGAGGTGCCTTTGCCTGCATCTCTGCAGGATTCTATTGAATCAGTGTCCTTGCGGCATGCTAGTAGTTCTCAAGATATCATCGAGGATGATCCTAAGGGTAGCGTTGGTTCTTCCAAAGATAGCTCTAAACCTCTACTTGAGAAAGTGGATATTTTGGTTGATTTTCCTCTGATTGAAAAGCAACTACCCCTTGTTAACT ACACAATAAGTGAAGATAACAGGCGAAAAATTGCTGGCTGGACCATAATGTTTACATGTGTAGGGGTGCTTCTTCTGACATATTCAGCTTCAAGTTTGGGCCTCCCCAG CCTTGCTCGCTATGCAGTATGTGGAGCTGGTGGTATCCTTGTTCTATCTGGTCTAACTGTGCTTACTTTTATAGATCAAGATGATGCACGACACAGCTTTGGGCACACAGGAG GTTTCATTTGCCCATTTGTTCCATTGCTTCCGATTGTCTGTATTCTCATCAACGTCTACTTACTTCTCAACCTTGG AGGTGACACCTGGGCTCGTGTTACTGTATGGCTCATGATAGGAGTGGTTGTTTATGTATGTTATGGCCGAACACACAGCTTACTGGAAGATGCAGTCTATGTGCCAGCAGCCCATGCCAACGAAATTTTTCAAAGCTCAGAAAATCATGTTGCTTAA